The Flavobacterium sp. M31R6 nucleotide sequence TAATAGCGTTCACATCTCCTGAACCTGAAGTTTTTGAAACAAAATTATCCGAACTCCCTGTTAAAACAACGTCTCCGGAACCACTCAAATTGGATTCAAAATCGGTTGCCTTAACATCTAAAGTCAAATCACCAGAACCTGATAATTTAGCTTTAAAAGTAGGACTGACGATGGTATTTTTAGAGCTGACGTCTCCAGATCCGGAAAGAGAAACTGAACTTATTTGTTCAAAAGGCACTGTCACAATCAGCTTCTTCTTTGTGTCGATTTGAACATTTTTCTCGTTGGAAATTTTCAATACATTTCCGGTCACTTCAACTATGATGTGAGGGATTATATTTTCCTCCCCTTCAATAGTTAATGCACCTTCAGTTCCCGAAACCAAAACCACATCAAAAGAACCTGTAAGAACTATTTCGTCATATCCCGCAGTAGTTCTTTTCTCAGTAACTACTTTTCCGTTACCTTTTATTCTTGACCATTGTGCATTTGCAATTGTTGTAAAAAACAAAGCACTAAAAACAACTAATAAAATCGATTTTTTCATTTTTTATTGATTAAAATTATTGATTGATTATTGAAACCTTTTTGCCATTGCTATTGAAATTAAATTAACTATTGAACTTCTTTTTTATACAATTTTACATTACCATAATCGGAGGTAATTGAAATCTTGTTTTCTCCTTTTTTCTTGTAAAATCCGCTGACTCTTTTAGTGTAATTAGTTTCTTCTCTTGAATTTACGCTCAACTCGTTGTCATATTTAAAATCGCCATATCTTACCGATACATCAAAATCAAAGGCATAATTAGATTGGAAACCAATATCAATCCCTGTGTAACCTGCCACAATGTTTATAT carries:
- a CDS encoding head GIN domain-containing protein, encoding MKKSILLVVFSALFFTTIANAQWSRIKGNGKVVTEKRTTAGYDEIVLTGSFDVVLVSGTEGALTIEGEENIIPHIIVEVTGNVLKISNEKNVQIDTKKKLIVTVPFEQISSVSLSGSGDVSSKNTIVSPTFKAKLSGSGDLTLDVKATDFESNLSGSGDVVLTGSSDNFVSKTSGSGDVNAINLTTKNANLTISGSGDMKVNCSESLFARVSGSGDIEYKGDPKTKDTKVSGSGDISKV